A window from Hemicordylus capensis ecotype Gifberg chromosome 2, rHemCap1.1.pri, whole genome shotgun sequence encodes these proteins:
- the LOC128344052 gene encoding keratin, type II cytoskeletal 7-like, whose translation MSHQGSGPPNFSSYSEVLPPKGAPSHTISHAVCPPIDMGICYRGAGGFSSKSMGSYGPKLPTSKSLSGNGHHGSTGALYTYGGTRYSTSFRTVGGVAPGASHITPVTCNESLLQPLNLGIDTMAQAVKYQEKNELQCLNSKFASFIDKVQLMEQHNLMLKTKWDFMKGKKRYKSNMEPIINEHVKELKKELECLKCEKAELHTEHKALEKATEGYKKRYEEECNRRTSTENEFVLLKKDLDCAFAHNAELEAKVANHSKQISFLRSVNEQEICELQNRISNTCVMVQMDNSRALDMDRTIQEFQHQYEGIASRSRAAVEALFQCRYQELRTTAAKHGDDLRNVKEELQALTRAAHTLESEVASVKAQRCKVEVEVAGAEERGDIAVKDAKRKLADLEEALHKAKQDMACQLREYHELMNVKLALDIEIATYRKLLEGEECRLSEEEHAVNIAVQRSQGAVVGHGGSHRGPVYTSSSGSSRRSEGVCGSARATRGGSTPPRSIQSSSGDAPHHGASPCPDTHTPHHGFSSGSIKTTTLRFVSAAYSCGPPR comes from the exons ATGTCTCACCAGGGAAGTGGCCCCCCAAACTTCAGCTCCTATTCTGAAGTTCTGCCCCCCAAAGGAGCCCCGAGTCATACCATCAGCCATGCCGTTTGCCCTCCGATAGACATGGGCATATGTTATAGAGGAGCTGGTGGCTTTAGCAGCAAGAGTATGGGCTCCTATGGACCCAAGCTTCCTACCAGTAAAAGCCTCTCAGGAAATGGGCATCATGGCAGTACTGGGGCTTTGTACACTTATGGTGGCACCAGGTATAGCACCAGCTTCAGAACTGTTGGAGGAGTTGCTCCGGGTGCATCACACATCACTCCTGTGACTTGCAACGAGTCCCTGCTGCAACCACTCAACTTGGGGATTGACACCATGGCCCAAGCAGTCAAGTATCAAGAGAAGAATGAACTCCAGTGCCTCAACAGCAAGTTTGCCTCTTTCATTGACAAG GTCCAATTAATGGAGCAGCACAACCTGATGCTGAAGACTAAGTGGGACTTCATGAAAGGAAAGAAACGCTATAAAAGTAACATGGAACCCATCATTAATGAGCACGTCAAGGAACTTAAGAAAGAGCTGGAGTGTCTCAAATGTGAGAAAGCTGAGCTTCATACGGAACACAAAGCTTTGGAGAAAGCTACAGAGGGCTATAAAAAGAG GTATGAGGAGGAATGCAATAGGCGAACATCTACTGAGAATGAGTTTGTATTACTTAAAAAG GATTTGGATTGTGCCTTTGCACACAATGCCGAACTGGAAGCCAAGGTAGCTAATCATAGCAAACAAATCAGCTTCTTGAGATCTGTAAATGAACAG GAAATTTGTGAGCTCCAAAACCGCATTTCCAACACATGTGTCATGGTGCAAATGGACAACAGTCGAGCCCTAGACATGGATCGTACCATTCAGGAGTTCCAACATCAATATGAAGGGATTGCTTCCAGAAGCCGAGCTGCAGTGGAGGCTTTGTTCCAGTGCCGG TATCAAGAGCTCAGGACGACAGCGGCGAAACATGGTGATGATCTGCGTAATGTCAAAGAAGAGCTTCAGGCTCTGACCCGTGCTGCTCACACCCTGGAGTCAGAAGTTGCAAGTGTCAAAGCTCAG CGTTGCAAGGTGGAAGTGGAGGTGGCTGGAGCTGAAGAACGAGGAGATATAGCGGTGAAGGATGCCAAACGCAAACTGGCTGACCTGGAAGAGGCCCTGCACAAGGCCAAGCAGGATATGGCTTGCCAGCTACGGGAATATCATGAACTCATGAATGTCAAGCTGGCCCTAGATATTGAGATTGCTACTTACAGGAAGCTTCTAGAAGGAGAGGAATGCCG GTTGAGTGAAGAGGAGCATGCAGTGAACATAG CTGTCCAGAGAAGTCAGGGGGCAGTCGTGGGTCATGGCGGCTCCCACCGTGGCCCTGTATATACTTCTTCATCTGGAAGCAGCCGCAGAAGCGAAGGGGTTTGTGGCAGTGCTAGGGCCACGCGTGGTGGCAGCACCCCTCCAAGAAGCATCCAGTCAAGCTCTGGAGATGCCCCTCATCATGGTGCCTCTCCTtgtccagacacacacacccctcatcatGGTTTCAGCAGTGGAAGCATTAAGACCACCACATTACGCTTTGTGTCCGCTGCTTACTCGTGTGGGCCTCCACGTTGA
- the LOC128342725 gene encoding keratin, type II cytoskeletal cochleal-like — MSCRSYNVSSRGGVAVKNYSSSSAVVPRNVKRYSAVSTVSYKGGSSVGPGGLGFGSRSLSGVASCRPRIAVGSYRPVRYGYGFGSAGLGHGYSTSGLGYRVGGVSGPCTPGIAPVTVNPHLLQPLHLDIDPSVQAVKQQEKEQLKTLNNKFASFIDKVRFLEQQNKVLETKWSLLQEQKRVRSNIEPLFDAFINNLRRQLDGLGCDRNKLESDLTNSRDVLEDYRRKYEEECNRRTGAENEFVTLKKDVDCIYMNKADLGAKVESLIEEINFLRCLHEAELHELQACISDTSVIVQMDNSRGLDLDDIIAEVKAQYEDIANKSRYEAESWYQCKYDEMRATAGKHCDNLRDTKNEIMELNRIIQRLKAEIDSAKGQRSKLEAAIAEAEDRGEMALKDAKCKLTELEDALIKAKADMARQLREYQELMNVKLALDIEIATYRKLLEGEESRLCGEGVCPVNISVCRTQGGVVCDADPCIGGGYTSNSRTIVRGGGIVSSGGGGVCGTGIGRSLVSGGGELATSCLPVGAYSAASVKGSNVKFVSTSTSFRTKY, encoded by the exons ATGTCTTGCCGATCCTATAATGTTAGTTCTAGGGGTGGTGTTGCCGTCAAGAATTACAGTTCAAGCTCAGCTGTTGTACCAAGGAACGTGAAACGCTACAGTGCTGTCAGCACCGTCTCGTACAAAGGGGGCAGCAGTGTGGGCCCTGGAGGCTTAGGTTTTGGCAGCAGGAGCCTGAGTGGCGTTGCATCCTGCAGACCCAGAATTGCTGTCGGTAGCTACCGCCCTGTGAGATATGGATATGGTTTCGGGAGTGCTGGTCTCGGACATGGCTATAGTACTTCTGGCTTGGGCTACAGAGTTGGTGGAGTCAGCGGGCCTTGCACCCCTGGTATTGCACCCGTCACTGTCAACCCCCACCTGCTCCAGCCTCTTCACCTAGACATTGACCCTAGTGTCCAAGCGGTGAAACAACAGGAGAAGGAACAGCTGAAGACCCTCAACAACAAGTTTGCTTCGTTCATTGACAAG GTCCGGTTCTTGGAACAACAGAACAAGGtgctggagacaaaatggagcttATTGCAAGAGCAAAAACGAGTCAGGAGCAACATTGAGCCTCTGTTTGATGCCTTTATCAATaacctgaggaggcagctggatGGACTGGGATGCGACCGAAACAAGCTGGAGTCAGACCTGACCAACTCAAGGGATGTTTTGGAAGATTACCGGAGAAA GTATGAAGAGGAATGCAATCGGCGAACGGGTGCTGAGAATGAATTTGTAACACTTAAAAAG GATGTTGACTGTATATACATGAACAAAGCTGACCTGGGAGCAAAGGTGGAAAGCTTAATTGAGGAGATCAACTTTCTGAGATGTTTGCATGAGGCG GAACTGCATGAACTCCAGGCCTGCATTTCAGACACCTCAGTTATTGTGCAGATGGATAATAGCCGAGGCTTAgatttggatgacatcattgctgaAGTCAAAGCCCAGTATGAAGACATTGCAAACAAGAGCCGCTATGAGGCGGAGTCTTGGTACCAGTGCAAG TATGATGAGATGAGGGCAACAGCTGGCAAGCACTGTGACAACCTACGTGACACAAAAAATGAGATCATGGAGTTAAACCGCATTATTCAGCGACTGAAAGCTGAGATTGACAGCGCCAAAGGCCAG CGTAGCAAACTGGAGGCTGCCATAGCAGAAGCTGAGGATCGTGGAGAAATGGCCCTCAAGGATGCTAAATGCAAGCTAACAGAGCTGGAAGATGCCCTAATCAAGGCCAAGGCAGACATGGCCCGGCAGCTGCGGGAGTACCAGGAGCTGATGAATGTCAAACTGGCCCTGGATATTGAGATTGCCACTTACAGGAAGCtgctggaaggagaggagagcag GTTGTGCGGCGAAGGTGTTTGTCCAGTGAATATCT CGGTGTGTCGGACCCAGGGTGGAGTTGTGTGTGATGCCGATCCTTGTATTGGTGGGGGATATACTTCCAACAGTCGGACCATTGTCAGAGGCGGAGGAATtgtgagcagtggaggaggaggtgtgtgtgGCACTGGCATAGGAAGAAGTCTTGTGTCAGGTGGTGGAGAACTGGCCACTTCTTGCTTGCCAGTTGGAGCATACAGTGCTGCAAGTGTGAAAGGTTCTAATGTCAAGTTTGTGTCCACCTCCACTTCTTTTAgaacaaaatattaa